The Flaviramulus sp. BrNp1-15 genome includes the window TTTTTAATTTTGAATGACTTCAATCTATCTTCTTTCCAAAAGTACAACATTTTCTACATGATGCGTTTGTGGAAACATATCTACTGCTTGGGTTTTTGTTACTTTATATTGAGCATCCATTAATGCTAAATCTCTGGCCTGTGTGGCACTATTACAACTTACATAAACCACTTTTTTGGGTGCAATATTTAATATTTGTTGTACAACATCTTTATGCATACCATCTCGTGGAGGATCAGTAATAATAATATCAGGTTCCCCATGTTGATTAATGAAATCTGTATTAAACACATTTTTCATATCACCAACAAAGAATTCAACGTTATTTATGTTGTTTAATTGTGCATTTTCTTTTGCGGCAGTTATAGCATCGGGTACAGCCTCAACACCAATTACTTTTTTAGCTTTTTTTGCTACAAATTGTGCTATAGTTCCGGTTCCTGTGTACAAATCATATACTAATTCTTCTCCAGTTAAACCTGCAAAATTTCGTGTGATTTTGTACAATTCATAAGCTTGATGCGAGTTTGTTTGATAGAAGGATTTTGCGTTTATTTTAAACTTTAAACCTTCCATTTCCTCAAAAATGTGGTCGGTACCTTTATAACAAATCACTTCCTGATCGTAAATAGTATCATTTGCTTTTTCATTAATAACATATTGTAATGAGGTTATTTCTGGAAAGGATTTCGCTATAAAATCTAATAACAATTCTCGCTTTGCTTTGTCTTCTTTAAAAAATTGAACCATAACCATGATATCCCCTGTGCTAGATGTTCTAATCATCATGGTGCGTAAGAAACCTGTTTGGTTGCGTGTATTGAAGAATTCTAAATCATTTTCTACAGCAAATTGTTTTACAGAATTTCTAATGGCGTTTGAGGGATCTTCTTGTAAATAGCATTTTTTAATGTCTAAAATTTTATCCCACATTCCAGGAATATGAAAACCAAGAGCATTTTTATCGCCTAAATCTTTATCAGATTGTATTTCTTTAAGTGTTAACCAACGGCTATCACTAAATGAAAATTCCATTTTATTTCTGTAGAAATATTGGTTCTCTGAACCTAAAATAGGTGTAACTTCAGGTAATTCTATATGCCCAATACGTGTTAAGTTATTGGTAACTTCTTTTTGTTTATAAAATAGTTGGTGTTCGTAAGCCATATCTTGCCATTTACAACCACCACAAGTACCAAAATGTTCGCAAACAGGTTCGGTTCTTTTATCAGAAAGTTTATGAAAAACAGTAGCTTTTCCTTCATAATAAGCTTTACGCTTTTTAAAAGTTTGTACATCTACCACATCGCCAGGTACAGCATTTGGTAAAAAAATAACCTTTCCGTCTGGTGCTTTAGCTATGGTTTTTCCCTTAGCGCCAGCATCAATCACCTCTACGTTTTCAAAAACTTGTTTTCTTGCTTTTCTTCTAGACATGCTGCAAAAATAATAATAGCCGTAAATAAAATGTTGGTAAATTGAATTATCTTTAAAAAACTTCAAATAAAAATGAACCTATTTTATTTTTTCTCGTCTATATAAAAGAAACTAACCTTAATAATGCGAAAAA containing:
- the rlmD gene encoding 23S rRNA (uracil(1939)-C(5))-methyltransferase RlmD, with amino-acid sequence MSRRKARKQVFENVEVIDAGAKGKTIAKAPDGKVIFLPNAVPGDVVDVQTFKKRKAYYEGKATVFHKLSDKRTEPVCEHFGTCGGCKWQDMAYEHQLFYKQKEVTNNLTRIGHIELPEVTPILGSENQYFYRNKMEFSFSDSRWLTLKEIQSDKDLGDKNALGFHIPGMWDKILDIKKCYLQEDPSNAIRNSVKQFAVENDLEFFNTRNQTGFLRTMMIRTSSTGDIMVMVQFFKEDKAKRELLLDFIAKSFPEITSLQYVINEKANDTIYDQEVICYKGTDHIFEEMEGLKFKINAKSFYQTNSHQAYELYKITRNFAGLTGEELVYDLYTGTGTIAQFVAKKAKKVIGVEAVPDAITAAKENAQLNNINNVEFFVGDMKNVFNTDFINQHGEPDIIITDPPRDGMHKDVVQQILNIAPKKVVYVSCNSATQARDLALMDAQYKVTKTQAVDMFPQTHHVENVVLLERR